DNA from Thermoanaerobaculia bacterium:
TCCTGCTGCATGCGGGCGACCCACTGGGCCGCGGTCATCTCGGGTTTTCCCTCCCGCTGCAGGACGAGGATCTCGATGTAGCGGTCGTCGCCGCAGCAGACGAGAAGGCGAGGCCCTTCGACGTTGATCTGTCCGGGATACGCGTCGTGGACCGACAGCCCCGGGAGGCGGGTCCTCCAGACGAACGTCTTCCCTCCGAAGAGGTCGGTGTAGGCGCCGGGATACGGGTGCGTCACGGCGCGCACGAGATCGTGCACGCGCCCCGAGGGGCGGTTCCAGTCGATCAGCCCGTCCTCCGGACGTCGGCGGCCGCGGTAGAAGCCGTCCTCGAGATTCTGGGGACGCCGCGGCGCCGCGCCGCGCTTCAACGCGTCGAGCTGCCGATCGAGGATCCGGACGGCGGCCTCGGTGACCCGCTTCTGGACCTCGAAGGCGGTGTCGTCCGGCCCGATCGGGACCTTCTCCTGGTCGACGATCGGGCCGGCGTCCGCCTTCTCGACCATCTGGTGGAGGGTCGCGCCCGTCTCCTTCTCCCCTTCGAGGACCGCCCAGTTGACCGGCGCGCGGCCGCGGTACTTCGGGAGCAGCGCCCCGTGCATGTTGAAGGCGCCCAGGCGCGGGAGCGCCAGGACCTCGCGCGGCAGCAGCTCGCGGTAGTAGAAGGAGAAGACGATATCGGGAGCGAGCGTGCGCGCGTGGAAGAGCTCCTCCGCGGTCCACCGGACGTCCGTCCAGCAGGGGATCCCGTGCGACGCGCACAGCGACGAGAGCGACGGCGGCCAGCCCCCGGGCCCCGGCGGGTCGGAGTACGTGTAGCACCCGACGACCTTCTCTCCGCGCCCGATCAGGTGCTCGAGACAGCGGTATCCGAGATCGGAGAACCCGAAGACGAGGATTCTTTCGTCGCTCATGCGGAGGGAGCTCCATATTCGCGGCGCACCGAGAACCGGGGGCGGCGGCGCACCTCATGATAGATCCGGCCGATGTACTCGCCGACGATTCCGAGGCCGGCGAGGAGCACTCCGACGACGGTGAAGAGGATCGCGAACAACGTGAACACCCCCTCGACTTCCGCGCCGACGATGAGCCGCCGGATGCCGAGGAAGATGCCGAACCCGACGCCTCCGGCGGCGACGACGAAGCCGAACAGCGTGAAGATCTGGAGCGGGACGACGGAGAAGCCCGTCATCAGGTCGAAGTTCAGGCGCAGCAGCCGGTAGAGGGAGTACTTCGATCGCCCGGCGGCGCGCTCGGCGTGCGCCACTTCGACCTCCGTCGGACGCCGCGAGAACGACTGCGCGAGCGCCGGGATGAACGTCGCGTTCTCCTCGCACGCGTTGATCTCGTTGACGACGTCGCGCGAATACGCGCGCAGCATGCAGCCGTAGTCGGACAGGCGCATCCCGGTGATCGCGCCCGTCACGCGGTTGACCATGCGCGACGCGGCGCGGCGGAACCACGAATCCTTCCGCTGCCGGCGGATGCCGCCGACGACGTCGTATCCCTCGTCGATGCGGGCGAGGAGCTTCGGGATCTCCTCGGGCGGGTTCTGGAGGTCGGCGTCGAGCGTGACGACGACCTTCCCGCGGGCGCGCTGGAAGGCCGCGAGGATCGCCGGATGCTGTCCGAAATTCCGCGAAAGCTCGAGCGCGCGGACCTTGCCCGGGTGCGCCTCGACGAACGAGCGCAGGATCGAGAGCGAAGCGTCGCGGCTCCCGTCGTCGACGAAGAGCACCTCGTACGGACGGCCGACACGATCGAGCACCGGCAGGAGCCGCGGCAGGAGCGCCGGCAGGTTCTCCTGCTCGTTGTAGACGGGGATCACCACCGAAATGTCGGGTCGCTCGGTCAAATCGGCGCTAATCCTAACCGATTCCAACAGTTGGCGCGTGGCGCGCGGAACTCGCCGGTCCGGCTCGATGCATCCGCGCGCCGGCTATCTCCGGAATTTCTTCGCGATGTCGAAGACGGCCTGCACCACGTCGCCCCGGTCGGCTTCGGTCATGTCGGGGAAGAGCGGGAGCGAAACGATTCGCTCGGAAACGAAGTGCGCCTCGGGAAAGTCCTCCGGCTGCCACCCGAACCGGTCGCGATAGTACGAGAACTCGTGGGCGGCGCAGTAGTGGAGCCCGCACCCGATGTTGCGCTCCTTGAGCTCCGCCATGAAGCGGTCGCGGTCGATCGTGAGCCGGTCGAGGTCGACGAGCGGCGCGTAGAGGTGCCACGCGTGCCGCGACGGCCACGGCACGGGCTCCGGGAGGAGGAACGGCGCGTCGGCGAAGTCGCGTTGGTACGCCGCGGCGATCGCGGCGCGCTTCCCGATGAACCCTTCGAGCTTCGGGAGCTGGTGGAGGCCGATCGCGGCCTGGATGTCCATCATGTTGTACTTGTAGCCGGGAAGCGCGATGTCGTAGCGCGGGCTCCCCGCCTTCGCGAACCGCTTCCAGGCGTTGCGGTCCATGCCGTGGAACTTCAGGAGCGACACGGTCTCGAAGACGCGCTCGTCGTCGGTCACGACCATGCCGCCTTCGCCGGTCGTGATGTTCTTGTTCGGATGGAAGGAGAAGACCGACGTCGTCGGGAGGGAGCCGATCCGGCGCTTCTTGTATTCGGTCCCGATCGCGTGCGCGGCGTCCTCGACGACCGCGATCCCCCGCGCGGAGGCGAGCGCGAGGATCGGGTCCATGTCGCAGGGCTGGCCGACGTAGTGGACGGGAATGATCGCCCGCGTCTTCGGCGTGAGCTTCTTTTCGATCTCGTCGGCGCGCACGTTGAGCGTATGGCGGTCGATGTCCGCGAGAACGGGGGTCGCGCCGACGAGCACGATCACGTTCAACGTCGCGGCGAAGGTCATCGGCGTCGTGATCACCTCGTCGCCCGGCCCGATGCGATGCGCGAGCAGCGCCACGTGGAGGCCGGCGGTCGCCGACGAGATCGCGGACGCGAACCGTCCGCCGACGTACGCGCGGAACTCTTCCGTGAAGCGCTCCGTCTTCGGCCCCGTCGTCAGCCATCCGGATCGCATCGAGTCGGCGACCTCGGCGATCTCCTCCTCCCCGATCGACGGCTTCGCGAACGGAAGAAACTTCTCTCTCACGGCCCCGCCGGGAAGTTCTTCACGACGAAAAATTTCCGGTTCTGCGCGACGAGCTCGGCGCGGTGGCCGTACATGTCGGACCGGTCCTTCTTCCGCAGGAGCGCCACCATCTTCTTCGACGAATCCCACTCCTTCCAGAACGCGTCGCGGGAAGGGAACCACGACGCCTGGCCGCCGCGCGCGCTCCCGAACGCGAGCTCCCCCCTCCACCCGAAGATCCGCACGCGCCGCTCGAGCTCCCACGGGAACCCCTGCAGGTACGTGTGATAGCAGACGACCTCGGCGTCCGATCCGGCCGCTCGGCCGGCGGCGACGGCGAGGTCGTGCGCGGACTGGTCCACGGCGACGGCCGGCAAGGCGACGATCAAGGCCGCGTAGAAAATACACCAGCCGGCCACGACGACGCCGATGCCGGCGAGCGGGCGGCGTTTCGACGCGAACGCTCCCGCCCAGGCGGTGATCACGAGCGCGCCGAGCGCAAACGCGGCGAGCGCCGCAACGCCATAGCGGGCGAGCTCTCCGCCCCGGATCAGGAGCACGAACCCGGCCGGCGCGACGATCGTCCAGAAAAGCGCGTGGAACGCGAGCGGCCGCGAAGGAGTCTTCTCGCCGCTTCGGAGGTTCGCGTCGAGGAGACGCGCGAAGAGCACGGCCGCCGCGGGGCATGCCGGCAGGAGATACGGCGTCAGCTTCGAATGCGACAGCGAGAAGAAGACGATGATCACGGAGAACCAGAGCGCGAACCAGAGGTCGGAGGCGTCGGGGACGGTCTCGCGGCGGCGCGACCACCAGAGCCGCCTCCCCAGCCGCGAAGAGAAGAACGTCCACGGGAGCATTCCGACGAGAAACGTCACCAGGAAATACCACCAGGCTCCGGGCCGCGAGGCTTCGGCGGTCGCGTACCGCGCGAAGTGCTCGTGGACCCAGAAGAACTTCGAAAAGCCGGGCGCCGCTTTCTCGACCGCCACGAAGTACGGCACCGCCGCCGTGAGGCACGTGACCGGGGCCCACGAGAGGAGGACGCGCCCGACGGGCCTCGCGTCGCGCCGCATCAGGCACCAGAAGACGAACGCGCCGCCGGGGAGGACCAGGCCGATGAGCCCCTTGTCGAGGAGCGAGAGCCCGCACCCCAGGCCCGCGAGCGCCGCGGCGCCGCGGGCGGGCCGGTCTTCCGCGGTCGCGAGGAGGAACCGGTGCAGCGAGAAGAGCGTGAGCGCCATCGTGAACGTGAGCACGCCGTCGGTCAGCGCGACGCGTCCGAGCGAAAACACGAGCGGCGAGGAAAGGAAGGCGAGGGCCGAAAGCAGCGCCACCCGCTCGCCGAATGGCTTGCGGAGCGCGGCGAGCATCAGGAGCGCGGTCCCGACGATCGCGAGCCGCTCCGGAAGCCGCGCCGCGAACGGATTGTGGCCGAGGACGCCGATCGAGATCGCGCTGGCCCAGTAGGTCAGGGGCGGCTTCTCGAAATAGTCGACGCCGTTCAGCTTCGGGACGAGCCAGTTCCCGGTCGCGAGCATCTCCCGCGGAATCTCCGCGTACCGGGCCTCGTCCGGCTCGAACAGCCACGACCCGGGAAGCTCGAGGAAGAGCAGCACCGTGAGCGCCGCGAGCAGCAGGAGGAGCAGGCGGCGGTCGCTCATTTCGTCCACCGCCCCGCGCGGGAAAGGTCCCACCGGTGCTCCGCTCTCCACACTCCGGAGGTCGCCTCCGGCGCGTAGACGTCGAACCGCAGGACGTCGGCCCGGTAATCGTAGGGGGCGCCGTCGGCCGCGTGCACCGCCGCGTCGAGCGAGTAGGTTCCCGCCGTGAGGTCCGCCGCCGGGAAGTCGACGGCGACGCGGAACTCCCCCTCGACCGATTCCGCGCGGTGCCCGTCGATCGAGGTGTTCGTCCCGAAGACCGTCGTCCCGTCGATCCGCGAGATCCGCACTCCTGCGACGAAGTCGGCGATCGCCGCCCCGGCCCTTCCTGCGACCTCGATCGAGAACGGCCGGCCGGCGGAGAGAACGCCCGCGGAGCGGCCGTCGCCGTCGAGGAGCCGGACCGATTCGATCCGCGCGGCTCCCGAGCCCCAGCGGTTTCCCTCGCCGGCGGACGCGGCGCGCGCCTCCCCTTCGCGGTACGCGACCTCCTCGCGATACCGCCCGACGACCTCGGCGGCCGGGGCGTCGGCGACGAGCCGACCGCCGGACAGCCGGAGCGCGCGGCGCGCGGTCGCGATCACGAGCTCGAGATCGTGGCTCACGACGACGATCGTGCGTCCCTCGCGCTGGAAATCGGCGATCCGCTCGAGGCAGCGGTGGGTGAACTGCTCGTCGCCGACCGAGAGCACCTCGTCGACGAGGAGGATCTCGGGGTCCGCATGGGCGGCGACCGCGAAGCCGAGCCGGACGGTCATCCCCGAGGAGAACGTCTTCACCGGCTCGTCGAGGAAGCGCTCGATTCCCGCGAAGGCGACGATCGCGTCGAGGCGCGCCGCGATCTCCTTCCGGGAGAGGCCGAGCAGCATCCCGTTGATCTCGACGTTCTCGCGGGCGGTGATCTCCGGGTGGAACCCGGCGCCGAGCTCGATCAGCGCCGCGACCCGTCCGCTCGTCTCGACGCGTCCCGACGTCGGCGCGTGGATCCCGGCGAGGACCTTCAGCAGCGTCGACTTGCCCGAGCCGTTCTCCCCCACGATCCCGACGGTCTCCCCTTTCCCGACGGAGAAGCTCACGTCCGTCAGCGCCGGAAAGACCGTCCCCGGCGAGACCGGCCCGCCGCGGAGGCCGTGGAGCACCGCGGATTTGAGGCTCCCCGCCGAGCGTCTTCGCCCGAAGCGGCGGTACGACTTCGAGAGGTGCTCGACGAGGATCGCCGTCACGATTCCTCCGCGATCGACTCGCGCAGACGCGCAAACGTCGATCCGCCGATCGCGAGCGCGACCGCCGCCGCCGCCGCCATCGCGGCCCAGTCGGCGGCGCCGATCCAGCGGTCGTCGAAGAGGGAGTCGTGGACGCCCGTGAAGAACGCCGTCGCCGGATTGACGCGGACCCACGGGCGGAAGCGCTCCGGGATCGCCTCGAGGGGATAGATGATCGGCGTCGCGAAGAACCAGAAGGTCAGCACGCTCTGGAGGAGGTCGCGCAGATCCTGGAAGTGCACCGATGCGGCCGAGACGAAGAGCGCGCCCCCGAGGACGGCCGCGCCGAGCAGGAGGAGCACGGGGACGATCTGGAGCGCGGCCCATCCGAACCGTCCCGAGAACCAGAGGACCGACGCGGCCGTCGCGGCGAGCAGCACCGGAAAGGCGAGAAGGAAATGGAAGGCCTGCGAGAGCACCGAGACGCCCGGGAAGATCTCGGGAGCGACGATCACCTTTCGCAGCAGCGGACCGTTGCTCTTGAACGTCTGCGCCGCGTCGAGGAGCGAAGAGGAGACGAAGCTCCAGGCGAGGACGCCGCCGAAGAGGAAGAGCGCGTACGGATGCACGCCGCCCGCGCGGGGCGCAAAGACGACCGTGAAGACGACCGAGTAGATCGCCAGCAGCAGCAGCGGGTTGACGAGCGACCAGAGGAAGCCGAGGGAACTGCCGCGGTAGCGCGCCTTGAGCTCGCGCTTGGCCAGCACCCACACGAGCGCGCGGGAGCGATAGAGGCGTCGCAGCGTCGCCGTCATTCGGCGGTGACTCTACCCGAAGAAAAGAGGAACGCGAGGCGCGGCGCGACGGCCAGGACCATCACCGGGAAGAGCGCGTTCTCGAGCCGCGGCACGAAGCTCGCCTGCCAGACCGGGTCGAACGTCGAAAACGAGCACACCGCCACGTATACGCACGACTGGAGCAAGAGCGCCGGCCCGAGGATCGCGAGCGCGGGAGCCCCGCCGGCGGGCCGGGCGGCCGCGGCGAAGAAGGCGAGAGCGAGGAACGCGATCCACGTCGCCGCGTCTCCCGCCCGGAAGAGGTGGGAAAGGACCTGTCCCGCCTGGCCCGCGAGAGCCGGCCATCGGTCCGGCCGCGCGAAGGACCAGTCGTAATCCCGGTCGGGGATCGAGCCTCGGGCCGCCGTCAGCAGGAGCCCATGCAGAACGGCGGGCGCGGCGGCGAGCGCCAGAACCGGGACCGCGCGCCCGTTCCGGCGGCGAAGCGCTCGCAGGGCCATCCATCCCGCCGCGAGCACGACGAAGAGCGTCCCTTCCCGCTTGACCGCGGCCGCGAGCAACGACGCGATCGCCAGCCGCATGCCGGCGGACCGGGACGGCGTTTCGTCGAAATCGACCGCGGCCTGCGAAAAGAGGAGGAGCGACAGAGCGAGCGGGATCTCCGCCATCCCGACCTCGAAGGCCCGGAAGAGCGGGAAGAAAGCCGCCGCCAGGATCGCCGCGAGTGCGCCCGCGCAAGTCGAGAACCGCCTCTTCGTCCACCCGTAGAGGGCGGCGGCGGTCGCCGCCTGGAGCAGCGGAAAGAGAGCCGCGAGGGCGTGGTCGTCCCAGCGGCCGATCGAGGCCGACAGCGCGGCGAAAACGGCGGGCAGGAACAGCGGATATTCCGGGTGGGACCAGACGACCGCCGGATCGTGAAAGATCCGGTCCGGCACCGCGCGGGAAAACCAGATCGTCTTCCCCTTGAATCCCCAGATCGCGAGGAAGTCGTTGGACCACATCGGCTCGGAGAGCGCCGCCAACGCGAAGACGGCGACCGCGACGACCGAGAGCGCCAGGAGCGCACGCGCCGGCGAACCGGGCGCCGGCTCGGTTGCCCGTGGGCGCCGCCGAAGGAACAGGATCGCCGCCGCCGCGATCACGGCGGGCGCTCCGACCATCACCGCGGGTCCCGGAGCCCGGCCGGCGGCGAGGAACACGAGGTAGACGGACGCTTCGAGCGCGAGCCCGAGCCAGAGCGCCCATGCCCATCGCTCCGCGCGGGAAAGCCCGGCCAGAAAGGCGTCCGCCGCGAAACGGGCGGCGCACGCGGACACGGCGATCGCCGCGAGAATCCCGGCCGTGTGCAGGAGGAAGCTCACCGGAGCCGGAAGAGCTCGCCGAAGGGCACGCTCGTTCCGCGCGTTCCGCCGAGGCGCCGGTCCGCGGCGGAGGCGCCGCCGGGCGCGAGGAAGACGGCCGCGAAATCGGCCTCTCGCCGCCGCGCAAAACTCACGACCCGGCGCGGAGCGAGCTCGAAGGCCGCGGCGTACGTCGCGCGGTCGCCTTTTTCCGAAACGAACGAGAGCGCGACCGTCGAGCTCGGCGGCGTGGCGGAGGCGACGCCCCGCACGAACGGCGCGACGTTGCGCAGTCCGCTGAAAGCCGAGCCGTGGAGACGCGCCGTCTCGGAAGGCATCGAAGCGAACGCGAAGAAGCCGCGGGCTCGCCCCGCGAGCTCCCGCCACCGGCCCGATCGGACCTCCGCTCCGAAAACGACGAGAAGACAGAGCACCGCCGCCCGGATGCGCCAGCGCTGACTGGAAGGGGGATGCACGCGAGCATTCTATTGATCTCCCGCTTGCGTTGCGCCCGATTTACGCCTACCATTCCGGAATGCACGACGCGCTGACGACCGACGAGAAGATCGAGATCCTGATGCGCGGGGCCGCCGACGACCGCGACGGAGACCGGTTCGGAGAGGCCGGGGGCCTGAATCCCTTCAACATTCGCACCCTCTCGCATGGGTTCGGGCCCACGCGGATCTTCCGGATCCTTCTCAGCAACGCCTGCGCGTTCTCGTGCGCCTACTGCCCGATGCGGGCGGGAAACGACGTGCCCCGCCACGCGCTGGCGCCCGAGAAGCTCGCGGAGGTCTTCCTCGAAGCATACCGGCGCGGCTGGGCGTCCGGACTCTTCGTGACGTCCGGGATTCCGAAGAATCCGGTGTGGGCGATGGACCGGATGATCGCGCTCGTCGAGCGGCTCCGCTTCGATCTCGAGTACGACGGATATCTGCACGCCAAAGCGGTGGCGGGCTGCGAACCGGCGCAGGTCGAGCGGCTCGCGCTCCTGGTCGACCGGCTTTCCTACAATCTGGAGACGACGTGCCAGCGGACGCTCGACGCGCTCGCCCCGGAGAAATCGCTCTCGGCCGGCGTCGCACTCCTTCGACGCGCGAAGAAAGTCGCGCAATCGGGAAAGCCGGTCGCGAGGGACGCGCGCCGCGGAAAGCCGCTCCTCTCCTCCGGCGTGACGACGCAGATCGTCGTCGGGCTCGATGCGACGAACGACCGCGACATCCTGCGGGCGACGTCGGCCCTGTGGCGCGAGCGCACGATTCATCATCCGCATTTCGCGGCCTTCCGCCCGATCGAAGGGACGCCGCTCGAGGAGCGCGAAGAGACGCCGGCGCTTCGCGAGCACCGGCTGTACGAAGCGGACCACCTCGTCCGCCGCTACGGCTTCGGCGACGACGAGCTCGTCTTCGACGACGCCGGACGGCTGCCGCTCGCGCACGACCCGAAGCTCTCCTGGGCGCTCGCCCACCCGGAGCGGTTCCCCGTCGAGATCAGCCGCGCGACGCGGGAGGATCTGCTCCGCGTCCCCGGAATCGGACGGCTTGCCGTCGAGCGGATCCTGCGCGAGCGGCGTTCCTGGGCTTCCTTCTCCCCGCGGGACCTCGCCGCGCTCGGGCCTCTCGCCCGCCGCGCGGCCGGCTTCGTGAGTTTCCGGGGAAAGCGGCTGTCGATCTTCAAGGCGCAACCGCCGCTGTTCGCGCCCGAGTCGATTCCAACGGCGCATCGAACGTACGCGGTCTCGCCGGGAACGTTCCGGTAGGCCTTCTCCGTCTCCCCGCGGGAGAGGGTCGGGGTGAGGGAGATCC
Protein-coding regions in this window:
- a CDS encoding formyltransferase, with protein sequence MSDERILVFGFSDLGYRCLEHLIGRGEKVVGCYTYSDPPGPGGWPPSLSSLCASHGIPCWTDVRWTAEELFHARTLAPDIVFSFYYRELLPREVLALPRLGAFNMHGALLPKYRGRAPVNWAVLEGEKETGATLHQMVEKADAGPIVDQEKVPIGPDDTAFEVQKRVTEAAVRILDRQLDALKRGAAPRRPQNLEDGFYRGRRRPEDGLIDWNRPSGRVHDLVRAVTHPYPGAYTDLFGGKTFVWRTRLPGLSVHDAYPGQINVEGPRLLVCCGDDRYIEILVLQREGKPEMTAAQWVARMQQENR
- a CDS encoding glycosyltransferase, translated to MTERPDISVVIPVYNEQENLPALLPRLLPVLDRVGRPYEVLFVDDGSRDASLSILRSFVEAHPGKVRALELSRNFGQHPAILAAFQRARGKVVVTLDADLQNPPEEIPKLLARIDEGYDVVGGIRRQRKDSWFRRAASRMVNRVTGAITGMRLSDYGCMLRAYSRDVVNEINACEENATFIPALAQSFSRRPTEVEVAHAERAAGRSKYSLYRLLRLNFDLMTGFSVVPLQIFTLFGFVVAAGGVGFGIFLGIRRLIVGAEVEGVFTLFAILFTVVGVLLAGLGIVGEYIGRIYHEVRRRPRFSVRREYGAPSA
- a CDS encoding DegT/DnrJ/EryC1/StrS family aminotransferase, with amino-acid sequence MREKFLPFAKPSIGEEEIAEVADSMRSGWLTTGPKTERFTEEFRAYVGGRFASAISSATAGLHVALLAHRIGPGDEVITTPMTFAATLNVIVLVGATPVLADIDRHTLNVRADEIEKKLTPKTRAIIPVHYVGQPCDMDPILALASARGIAVVEDAAHAIGTEYKKRRIGSLPTTSVFSFHPNKNITTGEGGMVVTDDERVFETVSLLKFHGMDRNAWKRFAKAGSPRYDIALPGYKYNMMDIQAAIGLHQLPKLEGFIGKRAAIAAAYQRDFADAPFLLPEPVPWPSRHAWHLYAPLVDLDRLTIDRDRFMAELKERNIGCGLHYCAAHEFSYYRDRFGWQPEDFPEAHFVSERIVSLPLFPDMTEADRGDVVQAVFDIAKKFRR
- a CDS encoding phospholipid carrier-dependent glycosyltransferase encodes the protein MSDRRLLLLLLAALTVLLFLELPGSWLFEPDEARYAEIPREMLATGNWLVPKLNGVDYFEKPPLTYWASAISIGVLGHNPFAARLPERLAIVGTALLMLAALRKPFGERVALLSALAFLSSPLVFSLGRVALTDGVLTFTMALTLFSLHRFLLATAEDRPARGAAALAGLGCGLSLLDKGLIGLVLPGGAFVFWCLMRRDARPVGRVLLSWAPVTCLTAAVPYFVAVEKAAPGFSKFFWVHEHFARYATAEASRPGAWWYFLVTFLVGMLPWTFFSSRLGRRLWWSRRRETVPDASDLWFALWFSVIIVFFSLSHSKLTPYLLPACPAAAVLFARLLDANLRSGEKTPSRPLAFHALFWTIVAPAGFVLLIRGGELARYGVAALAAFALGALVITAWAGAFASKRRPLAGIGVVVAGWCIFYAALIVALPAVAVDQSAHDLAVAAGRAAGSDAEVVCYHTYLQGFPWELERRVRIFGWRGELAFGSARGGQASWFPSRDAFWKEWDSSKKMVALLRKKDRSDMYGHRAELVAQNRKFFVVKNFPAGP
- a CDS encoding ABC transporter ATP-binding protein — its product is MTAILVEHLSKSYRRFGRRRSAGSLKSAVLHGLRGGPVSPGTVFPALTDVSFSVGKGETVGIVGENGSGKSTLLKVLAGIHAPTSGRVETSGRVAALIELGAGFHPEITARENVEINGMLLGLSRKEIAARLDAIVAFAGIERFLDEPVKTFSSGMTVRLGFAVAAHADPEILLVDEVLSVGDEQFTHRCLERIADFQREGRTIVVVSHDLELVIATARRALRLSGGRLVADAPAAEVVGRYREEVAYREGEARAASAGEGNRWGSGAARIESVRLLDGDGRSAGVLSAGRPFSIEVAGRAGAAIADFVAGVRISRIDGTTVFGTNTSIDGHRAESVEGEFRVAVDFPAADLTAGTYSLDAAVHAADGAPYDYRADVLRFDVYAPEATSGVWRAEHRWDLSRAGRWTK
- a CDS encoding ABC transporter permease, with the protein product MTATLRRLYRSRALVWVLAKRELKARYRGSSLGFLWSLVNPLLLLAIYSVVFTVVFAPRAGGVHPYALFLFGGVLAWSFVSSSLLDAAQTFKSNGPLLRKVIVAPEIFPGVSVLSQAFHFLLAFPVLLAATAASVLWFSGRFGWAALQIVPVLLLLGAAVLGGALFVSAASVHFQDLRDLLQSVLTFWFFATPIIYPLEAIPERFRPWVRVNPATAFFTGVHDSLFDDRWIGAADWAAMAAAAAVALAIGGSTFARLRESIAEES
- a CDS encoding radical SAM protein: MHDALTTDEKIEILMRGAADDRDGDRFGEAGGLNPFNIRTLSHGFGPTRIFRILLSNACAFSCAYCPMRAGNDVPRHALAPEKLAEVFLEAYRRGWASGLFVTSGIPKNPVWAMDRMIALVERLRFDLEYDGYLHAKAVAGCEPAQVERLALLVDRLSYNLETTCQRTLDALAPEKSLSAGVALLRRAKKVAQSGKPVARDARRGKPLLSSGVTTQIVVGLDATNDRDILRATSALWRERTIHHPHFAAFRPIEGTPLEEREETPALREHRLYEADHLVRRYGFGDDELVFDDAGRLPLAHDPKLSWALAHPERFPVEISRATREDLLRVPGIGRLAVERILRERRSWASFSPRDLAALGPLARRAAGFVSFRGKRLSIFKAQPPLFAPESIPTAHRTYAVSPGTFR